In Ignavibacteriales bacterium, the following proteins share a genomic window:
- a CDS encoding glycoside hydrolase family 3 C-terminal domain-containing protein, translated as MKVLKIFLFLLIISIGQVSAQQESPPFKNPNLSIEERVNDLVARMTLEEKISQMIYTAPAIDRLGIPAYNWWNEALHGVARNGLATVFPQAIGLAAMWDTDLMSKVANVISDEGRAKYNDAVSKNKRGIYQGITFWSPNINIFRDPRWGRGMETYGEDPFLTGQLGLQFVKGMQGSDPKYLKVESTPKHFAVHSGPEPDRHTFDARVSDYDLRETYLPHFKKLIQDGKANSVMCAYNRFRGEACCGSNQLLKSILRDEWGFKGYVVSDCWAVSDIYNSHKLVKTPEEASSLAVRAGTDLECGDAYPSLVNAYQQGLIKEDEITTAVKRLFSIRFKLGMFDPPEMVPYSKLDLRNVDTKENQKIALDAARKSIVLLKNYKNILPLDKKIKTVAVIGPNADDAEVLLGNYNGFPSNPVTPLTGILQKLFNTKVIYERGCDVAENLPSFEVIPNSALFTTKAEERENGLKAEYFDNREFKGKPSFKQIDYCIDFKWWTGAPDPKFDPDNFGIRWNGIIVPPRTGKYAIGGYGLNGFRIYFEDSLLISFEGTHHPVKSYKWIDLVAGKAYKIKVEFYKTMRYSFMQLLWSAPDENLEQKAIEAAKKSDAVIMVMGLSPRLEGEEMDVTVKGFKGGDRLTLDLPETQENLIKKIATIGKPIILVLLNGSAVAVNWENKNIPAIIEAWYPGQAAGTAIADVIFGDYNPAGRLPVTFYKSVDQLPEFTDYNMSNRTYRYFKGEPLYPFGYGLSYTTFQYKNLKLKKSKIKSGETTKVYVDVENTGKIFGDEVVQLYVKAGKDNKAIKTLKGFNRISLDPKETKTVEFEITSEKLSRWIDGKGFSVEPDNYTLMIGSSSNDKDLNKIILKVE; from the coding sequence ATGAAAGTATTAAAAATCTTTTTATTCCTGCTAATTATTTCAATCGGGCAAGTTTCCGCACAGCAGGAATCACCTCCATTTAAAAATCCAAATCTTTCTATTGAAGAAAGAGTAAATGATCTTGTTGCCAGGATGACACTTGAGGAAAAAATTTCTCAAATGATTTACACTGCACCGGCTATCGATCGGCTTGGTATACCAGCATACAATTGGTGGAATGAAGCTCTTCACGGGGTTGCGCGTAACGGGCTGGCAACGGTTTTCCCGCAAGCTATCGGATTAGCTGCAATGTGGGATACTGATTTAATGAGCAAAGTTGCAAACGTAATTTCAGATGAAGGACGTGCTAAGTATAATGATGCAGTAAGTAAAAACAAAAGAGGTATTTACCAGGGAATAACATTCTGGTCTCCTAATATTAATATTTTCAGAGATCCGCGCTGGGGAAGAGGAATGGAAACTTATGGAGAAGATCCTTTCCTCACCGGCCAACTGGGACTTCAATTTGTAAAAGGTATGCAAGGTTCAGATCCAAAATATTTAAAAGTAGAATCTACTCCAAAACACTTTGCAGTTCACAGTGGACCGGAACCGGACAGACATACTTTTGATGCACGTGTAAGCGATTACGATTTGCGGGAAACTTATCTTCCGCATTTTAAAAAACTAATTCAGGATGGAAAAGCAAATTCTGTTATGTGTGCTTATAATCGTTTCCGTGGGGAAGCTTGCTGCGGAAGCAACCAGCTTCTTAAAAGTATTCTCCGCGATGAGTGGGGATTCAAAGGTTATGTTGTTTCTGATTGCTGGGCTGTGTCTGATATTTATAATTCACATAAGTTGGTCAAAACTCCGGAGGAGGCATCATCGCTTGCTGTTAGAGCTGGGACTGATCTTGAATGCGGTGACGCTTACCCAAGTTTAGTAAATGCGTATCAGCAAGGATTAATTAAAGAGGATGAAATTACTACTGCAGTAAAAAGATTATTTTCTATTCGATTTAAACTCGGGATGTTTGATCCGCCGGAAATGGTTCCTTATTCAAAGCTGGATTTAAGAAATGTCGATACTAAAGAAAATCAGAAAATCGCACTTGATGCTGCACGAAAGTCAATCGTTCTTTTAAAGAATTACAAAAATATTTTACCACTTGATAAAAAAATTAAAACCGTTGCTGTTATTGGACCAAATGCAGATGATGCTGAAGTGCTCCTTGGTAATTACAATGGCTTTCCTTCAAATCCAGTTACTCCGCTTACTGGAATTCTGCAAAAATTATTTAACACAAAAGTAATTTACGAACGCGGTTGCGATGTTGCAGAAAATCTCCCGTCATTTGAAGTAATTCCTAATTCAGCATTGTTTACTACAAAAGCAGAGGAAAGAGAAAATGGACTGAAAGCAGAATACTTTGATAACCGCGAGTTTAAAGGAAAACCATCTTTTAAACAAATAGATTATTGTATCGATTTTAAATGGTGGACTGGAGCTCCTGACCCAAAGTTTGATCCTGATAATTTTGGAATTAGATGGAACGGGATAATTGTTCCTCCACGAACAGGGAAGTATGCTATTGGTGGTTATGGTCTAAATGGATTTAGAATTTATTTTGAAGATTCATTGTTGATTAGTTTTGAGGGAACTCACCATCCGGTTAAATCTTATAAGTGGATCGATCTTGTTGCTGGAAAAGCATATAAGATAAAAGTGGAATTTTACAAAACTATGCGTTACTCATTTATGCAACTGCTCTGGTCCGCACCTGATGAGAACCTGGAACAGAAAGCAATTGAAGCCGCAAAGAAATCGGATGCAGTTATTATGGTGATGGGGTTATCCCCACGACTTGAAGGCGAAGAGATGGATGTTACTGTAAAAGGATTTAAAGGAGGAGATAGATTAACCCTGGATTTGCCTGAGACGCAGGAAAATCTGATTAAAAAAATTGCCACTATTGGTAAACCAATTATACTCGTGCTATTGAATGGCAGTGCAGTTGCGGTTAATTGGGAGAATAAAAATATCCCTGCAATCATTGAAGCCTGGTACCCCGGACAAGCTGCAGGAACTGCAATTGCTGATGTAATATTTGGTGATTACAATCCTGCTGGAAGGCTGCCGGTTACATTTTATAAATCAGTAGATCAACTCCCTGAATTTACAGATTACAATATGAGTAACAGAACGTACCGCTACTTTAAAGGTGAACCACTATATCCATTTGGATACGGATTAAGCTACACAACTTTCCAATATAAAAATTTGAAACTGAAAAAAAGTAAAATCAAATCCGGTGAAACAACGAAAGTTTATGTTGATGTTGAAAATACCGGAAAAATTTTTGGTGATGAAGTTGTTCAACTTTATGTTAAAGCTGGCAAAGACAATAAGGCGATAAAGACTTTAAAAGGATTCAATAGAATTTCATTAGATCCAAAAGAAACTAAAACTGTTGAGTTTGAAATTACATCTGAGAAATTATCGCGTTGGATAGATGGGAAAGGATTTTCAGTCGAACCGGATAATTACACTTTGATGATTGGATCGTCATCAAATGATAAGGATTTAAATAAGATAATTCTTAAAGTAGAATAA
- a CDS encoding trehalase family glycosidase: MKRIFLLLCAVIFFNDMFSQSLLVNDNYLLFKAAAKSPLYTTYTATMERSRLYGDKGYKMDYYSDCFPINYSGDNAGKFYVVWKVNQVVINRIEEYFQKPVVTSSFPDMVVMEYQPFQGVQVQETFFVYSSTISLVSMQIKNISKVDYNIELYPVLELGNDSLLIKGYDEKYKGYVTNHYETRKRLISNLNSKWSYPTDCRDFFTASFSPYSYGGYFGGLDNFYNIIKTDFYAEKRIDSLNLLKVGFVNFVSLHGKLKLKPSEETNVRYIRGWQDQKEDLVKLQEECEKLKTESLQKYVDANAKLFSKIPRIKFKTEEEKLVYLGAFNLARGCMYPPADSTKNNFYVFSRQPLWGWGHGHQVLHESLSMLAYAYLDPQSAEGSQRVYIEQQGKDGLIAYRHGPRGLQDYPHKSNVTGKDMSTTSAPFFSWINWEVYSVSKDKQFLQDAYTSGVKYVNWLIENRDLDKDGTFEWGPYGIIENVRDWYNAVFQVSAERYLDVDKEDISDELECVDLTFMVIKEMRSLSSIAKELDKTNEALGWMKKADEISKLVNERMWDDSTQFYYSINKTDHSFKFKTRDLRREEIIGFLALWAEAAPKDRAEKLIKHLLDPEKFWRKYGVPTLSAKDEWYSAYVDYCCKWNGPVWLLWDYMVYDGLKKYGYNKIASELAGKMMLAVTTQLSKNHNFWESFSPDNEVLNSPTNYIWDSIMAKLLIEENKKQ, from the coding sequence ATGAAAAGGATTTTTCTTCTTCTTTGTGCGGTAATATTTTTTAATGATATGTTTTCCCAAAGCTTACTTGTAAATGATAATTATCTTTTATTCAAAGCAGCAGCTAAATCTCCTCTCTACACTACTTACACAGCCACGATGGAAAGATCACGATTGTATGGAGATAAAGGATATAAAATGGATTACTATTCCGATTGCTTTCCAATCAATTATTCAGGAGATAATGCCGGTAAATTTTATGTGGTGTGGAAAGTTAACCAGGTTGTTATAAACAGAATTGAAGAGTATTTCCAGAAGCCTGTAGTTACAAGTTCTTTTCCAGATATGGTTGTAATGGAGTACCAACCATTTCAGGGAGTTCAGGTTCAGGAAACATTTTTTGTTTATAGTTCTACTATTTCTCTGGTTAGCATGCAAATCAAAAACATTTCCAAAGTTGATTACAATATCGAGCTTTATCCAGTACTTGAATTGGGGAATGATTCGTTGCTCATTAAAGGTTACGACGAAAAGTACAAAGGATATGTTACCAATCATTATGAAACAAGGAAAAGATTAATAAGCAACTTGAATTCCAAATGGTCTTATCCAACAGACTGCAGGGATTTCTTTACAGCAAGCTTCTCTCCATATTCTTATGGCGGTTACTTTGGTGGTCTTGATAATTTTTACAACATCATTAAAACAGATTTCTATGCTGAGAAAAGAATTGATTCGCTTAATCTTTTAAAAGTAGGTTTTGTAAATTTTGTTTCGCTGCATGGTAAGTTAAAGCTAAAACCGAGTGAAGAAACAAATGTCCGCTACATACGCGGCTGGCAGGATCAGAAAGAGGATTTAGTAAAACTTCAAGAGGAATGTGAAAAACTGAAAACTGAATCGCTGCAGAAATATGTTGATGCTAACGCAAAATTATTTTCTAAAATCCCACGCATCAAATTTAAAACTGAAGAAGAAAAACTGGTTTATCTTGGAGCATTCAATCTGGCACGCGGATGCATGTATCCTCCCGCTGATTCAACAAAAAATAATTTCTATGTCTTCTCCCGCCAGCCATTGTGGGGATGGGGACATGGACACCAGGTTCTGCATGAATCGTTAAGTATGCTTGCATACGCATATCTCGATCCGCAGTCAGCAGAAGGTTCGCAGCGTGTTTACATTGAACAGCAAGGCAAAGATGGTTTGATCGCTTATCGCCACGGTCCGCGTGGTTTGCAGGACTATCCGCATAAAAGCAATGTTACCGGTAAAGATATGTCAACTACTTCTGCCCCATTTTTTAGCTGGATAAATTGGGAGGTTTATAGTGTTAGCAAAGACAAACAATTTCTGCAGGATGCTTACACATCCGGCGTAAAGTACGTTAATTGGCTGATTGAAAACCGAGACCTAGATAAAGACGGAACATTTGAATGGGGACCATATGGAATAATTGAAAACGTGCGCGATTGGTATAATGCTGTCTTCCAGGTTTCAGCAGAAAGATATCTTGATGTTGATAAGGAAGATATTTCTGATGAGCTTGAATGCGTCGATCTTACTTTTATGGTTATTAAAGAAATGCGCTCACTTTCTTCAATTGCTAAAGAGCTCGACAAAACGAATGAAGCTTTGGGTTGGATGAAAAAAGCTGACGAAATTTCCAAATTGGTGAATGAAAGAATGTGGGACGACTCAACCCAGTTTTATTATTCAATAAATAAAACTGATCACTCATTCAAATTTAAGACAAGAGATTTACGCCGTGAAGAGATCATCGGTTTTCTTGCTTTGTGGGCAGAAGCTGCTCCCAAGGATAGAGCGGAAAAATTGATAAAGCATTTGCTTGATCCTGAAAAATTCTGGCGGAAGTATGGCGTACCAACTCTTTCTGCTAAAGATGAATGGTACAGCGCTTATGTAGATTATTGCTGCAAATGGAATGGTCCGGTTTGGCTCCTTTGGGATTACATGGTTTATGATGGTTTGAAAAAATATGGATATAATAAAATTGCGAGTGAGTTAGCTGGTAAAATGATGCTTGCAGTTACAACCCAGCTTTCTAAGAATCATAATTTCTGGGAATCTTTTAGTCCTGATAATGAGGTGCTGAATTCACCCACAAATTATATCTGGGATTCTATAATGGCAAAATTGCTGATTGAAGAAAACAAAAAACAATAG
- a CDS encoding GxxExxY protein, with the protein MLHENITGKILNSFYKVFNTLGYGFLEKVYENSMVIELKKEGCRVEQQKSINVFYDENQVGNYYADLIVDDLVIVELKAAEALCEEHEAQLINYLKATKIEVGLLLNFGKKPEFRRKIFTNERKDQRASAVSA; encoded by the coding sequence ATGTTACATGAAAATATCACCGGAAAGATTTTAAATTCTTTCTATAAAGTATTTAATACGCTTGGTTATGGCTTTCTGGAAAAAGTATATGAGAATTCAATGGTTATTGAATTGAAGAAAGAGGGATGTAGAGTTGAACAACAGAAAAGTATCAATGTATTTTACGATGAAAATCAGGTCGGTAACTATTATGCTGACCTGATAGTTGATGATCTAGTTATAGTTGAATTGAAAGCAGCCGAAGCATTATGTGAAGAACACGAGGCGCAATTAATAAATTATTTAAAAGCCACAAAAATAGAAGTTGGACTATTATTAAATTTTGGTAAGAAACCTGAATTCAGAAGAAAAATTTTTACAAATGAACGAAAAGATCAGCGTGCATCCGCGGTTTCTGCGTAA
- a CDS encoding U32 family peptidase, with protein sequence MNEKISVHPRFLRNPRSIVLELLSPAKDLECGIAAINCGADAVYIGAPKYGARAAVGNLVADIEKLINYAHKFWAKVYVTVNTIIYDEELEDVQNLIHQLYKIGTDAIIIQDMGILEMDIPPIPLFASTQAHNYSLEKIKFLEEVGFQRIILARELSLEQIKEIKESAKVDLEFFVHGSLCVCFSGQCYFSYATTGRSANRGECSQPCRLFYSLEDANGKTIIEDKYLLSLKDLNLSSHLKEMVEAGITSFKIEGRLKDINYIKNITGFYRQKLDEIMNGDKSLQKSSSGKVFFTFNPDPDKTFNRGYTEYFLKGNTKNIASINTQKSLGKYIGKVKIIGKDYFEVNTTEKFVNDDGICFFDSRDVMQGMILSKVIDNRIYTNELDGLSIGTKIYRNRDHQFTKELSRDNTKRKIEAFIEIEEEVDRLLIYATDEDNNKISYEYMFEIIPAKDPAKFLETIEKQFKKSGDSIFEVKDVKIIFAEPFFIPIAKINEMRRAVLDLLETDRIKNFPRQIVEIQKTNIPYPERKLTYLGNVVNRKAKQFYERHGVENIENGFELLKETKDKIILTSKYCIKEQLNLCPFETDGFNVKDIKEPLFLKFNRKKYQLEFNCKKCEMSIIL encoded by the coding sequence ATGAACGAAAAGATCAGCGTGCATCCGCGGTTTCTGCGTAATCCGCGTTCTATTGTCTTAGAGTTACTTTCTCCAGCCAAGGATTTGGAATGTGGAATTGCTGCCATCAACTGCGGTGCGGATGCGGTTTATATTGGCGCACCTAAGTATGGCGCACGGGCAGCAGTTGGTAACTTAGTTGCAGACATTGAAAAGCTGATCAACTATGCACATAAATTTTGGGCAAAGGTTTATGTTACTGTAAACACAATTATTTATGATGAAGAATTAGAAGATGTTCAGAATCTGATTCATCAACTTTATAAAATTGGAACCGATGCAATAATTATTCAGGATATGGGCATTCTGGAAATGGATATTCCTCCAATACCTCTGTTTGCTTCAACTCAAGCACACAATTATTCTTTGGAGAAAATTAAATTTCTTGAAGAAGTTGGTTTTCAGAGGATAATTTTAGCAAGAGAACTTTCACTCGAACAGATAAAAGAAATAAAGGAGAGTGCAAAAGTTGATTTGGAATTTTTTGTTCACGGGTCTTTATGCGTTTGCTTCAGCGGGCAATGTTATTTCAGTTATGCAACTACGGGACGAAGTGCCAACCGGGGCGAGTGCTCTCAACCTTGCAGATTATTTTATTCACTTGAAGATGCCAATGGAAAAACAATTATTGAGGATAAATATCTCTTATCATTAAAAGATCTTAATCTATCTTCGCATTTAAAAGAAATGGTAGAAGCTGGAATTACATCTTTTAAAATTGAAGGACGCCTGAAAGACATTAATTATATTAAGAACATCACAGGTTTCTATCGCCAGAAACTTGATGAAATAATGAATGGAGATAAATCTTTGCAAAAATCCTCCAGCGGGAAAGTGTTCTTCACTTTCAATCCTGATCCGGATAAAACATTTAATCGAGGATACACAGAATATTTTCTAAAAGGCAACACGAAAAATATTGCATCGATAAATACTCAGAAATCACTCGGAAAATATATTGGCAAAGTAAAAATAATTGGGAAAGATTATTTTGAAGTAAATACCACCGAAAAGTTTGTTAACGATGATGGCATTTGTTTCTTTGATAGCCGGGATGTAATGCAAGGAATGATTTTAAGCAAGGTGATTGATAATCGAATTTATACTAATGAGCTTGATGGACTTTCTATCGGTACTAAGATTTACCGCAACCGCGATCATCAATTCACCAAGGAATTATCAAGAGATAATACAAAAAGAAAGATCGAAGCATTTATTGAGATAGAGGAAGAAGTTGACCGGTTATTGATTTACGCTACTGACGAAGATAATAATAAAATCTCTTACGAGTATATGTTTGAGATAATTCCTGCGAAAGATCCAGCAAAATTTTTAGAGACAATAGAAAAGCAATTCAAAAAATCTGGCGATTCGATTTTTGAAGTCAAAGATGTAAAAATTATTTTTGCCGAACCATTCTTTATTCCAATAGCAAAAATAAATGAAATGCGAAGGGCAGTGTTGGATTTACTGGAAACCGATAGAATTAAAAATTTTCCAAGGCAGATTGTTGAAATTCAAAAAACAAATATTCCGTATCCAGAAAGAAAGCTGACTTATCTTGGCAATGTGGTTAATCGAAAAGCAAAACAGTTTTATGAAAGACACGGAGTTGAGAACATAGAAAATGGTTTTGAGTTGTTAAAGGAAACCAAGGACAAAATAATTTTAACCAGCAAATATTGTATTAAAGAACAGCTTAATCTTTGTCCTTTTGAAACTGATGGCTTTAATGTTAAGGATATTAAGGAACCATTATTCCTAAAATTTAACAGAAAGAAATACCAGTTGGAATTTAACTGTAAGAAATGTGAAATGTCTATAATTCTATAA
- a CDS encoding GH116 family glycosyl hydrolase — MKKFLISILLLIQTSNFQAQSEKNTTGSIPKFNLKENDLLISRIAQPHQYFDKIGQKAALMGFENGMFEMWVWPWKPLRNFELRFFTNNSTQAILAKDIVRTIDATPEATTITYTYESFTVKEIFIVPVKDPGLIILLDIHTVEPITIVPGFLPVMQPQWPAGIGGQYSYWDDDVKAFVISESQRRAIFLCGSPAGKEMSAPPAHMFADNPLQFKIDVKPNETREKYIPIIIAGGINTKMDSVKTLFTNLSQNAEQYYFANYNYYQDLRNSTTQIITPDKSFNSAYEWGKVALRNLLVDNPTLGKGLVAGYGLSGSGGRPGFAWFFGGDAFANSLAFNSFGDFNTVREALEFTQKWQRQENFPIRKKSGDEINRDVGKMSHELSQSDGLVDWWNDYHFGYNHADTSPWYIVAMGDYFHKSGDIDFIKESWNSIKQAYTWCLGKDSNNDGLMDLKNSGLGVLEFGSLVKIYNDMYTQALWTQSIKEVINMAGYVGDKEMEKSASSLLVKAKESLEKLFWMDDLGFYSFGANETGVQVKEKNPYPSIAFDFELMDKSRTEKSLEAFAHSDLLTDWGIRSLSSSSKFYDPRNYNYGAVWPFNSIMLGTALYKYNYNLAGFANLQSTLQHQSNYGIGVIPEVFSGDMNQKLGEAYHDQGFSTSGFMVPFLRGLTGLEVDALNMKVIFKPQLPANWDSLIINNIKVRDENLNLKFFKSSTEIRLLINKKGDSKINFEFTPVLQTGAQIINVQLNDKQIVYSVINDKKVFQPKIEFTCTNNDVVTIKLIPVPEIFLLPLKSKIGDENHSLKFISQNKEGNKIHFKVEGITGEKYEVGLTNQQLVGKIAGAKLKDGKMIVEIEPSDKKDFAEHEIIIETKQNEQFVIPVVVVKYFPVDGKNIDKKATGDWGVSLEFTRTKTDSITKEVITALEEGSRYHGYKDSSSKPSLQYKVLKTYEFLEPLPTVSKPYSKEPMTDYYEIMKRIDAKKWVEENGIKEFWLWGYHGGVVGLWESNMAGPYGDVSNSNRDENDLPVLNKTYTVYHYNYQRGTSEAVEDHMHQTEAVLNYIDGRDTTDEDSWGDLLFWGKFVGSDISHKIINPHCGWAHYPPNAIKDYDWKNTNFVQTDIEDWNPEGTGKKITINCNRWECNSLKWFVYWMQNIPGANNGIKYNDKKLNNWWQFIGDFDNSQKNKIKLVE; from the coding sequence ATGAAAAAATTTCTTATTTCGATTTTGTTGCTTATTCAGACAAGTAATTTCCAGGCTCAATCCGAGAAGAATACAACTGGTTCAATTCCGAAATTCAATTTAAAAGAAAATGATTTACTGATCTCAAGAATCGCCCAGCCGCATCAATATTTTGATAAGATTGGACAAAAGGCTGCGTTGATGGGATTTGAAAATGGAATGTTTGAAATGTGGGTATGGCCCTGGAAACCACTAAGAAATTTTGAGCTTCGGTTCTTTACAAATAATTCAACGCAGGCAATCCTTGCTAAAGATATTGTAAGAACAATTGATGCAACACCGGAAGCAACTACAATAACTTATACTTACGAATCATTTACGGTAAAAGAAATTTTTATTGTTCCGGTTAAAGATCCGGGATTGATCATTCTTTTAGATATTCATACTGTTGAACCAATTACAATCGTTCCGGGTTTTCTTCCTGTAATGCAGCCGCAGTGGCCTGCGGGAATTGGTGGTCAATACAGTTATTGGGATGATGATGTTAAAGCATTTGTAATTTCGGAGTCGCAGAGAAGAGCAATTTTCTTGTGTGGTTCACCGGCTGGCAAAGAAATGTCCGCACCACCGGCACATATGTTTGCGGATAATCCGCTTCAGTTTAAAATTGATGTGAAGCCGAATGAGACGAGAGAAAAATACATCCCGATTATAATTGCCGGCGGTATAAATACAAAAATGGATTCAGTGAAAACATTGTTCACAAATCTTTCCCAAAATGCTGAGCAGTATTATTTTGCAAATTATAATTACTATCAGGATTTGCGGAATTCAACAACACAAATAATAACACCGGATAAAAGTTTTAACAGTGCGTACGAATGGGGGAAGGTTGCACTACGGAATTTATTAGTTGATAATCCAACACTTGGTAAAGGATTAGTCGCTGGGTATGGTTTATCCGGAAGCGGTGGTCGCCCTGGATTTGCATGGTTCTTTGGCGGAGATGCTTTTGCAAACTCACTTGCATTTAATAGTTTTGGCGATTTTAATACTGTCCGCGAAGCTCTTGAGTTTACGCAGAAATGGCAGCGGCAGGAAAACTTTCCGATAAGAAAAAAATCTGGTGATGAAATAAACAGAGATGTTGGTAAGATGTCTCACGAACTTTCGCAAAGCGATGGACTTGTGGATTGGTGGAATGATTATCATTTCGGGTATAATCATGCCGATACTTCTCCGTGGTATATTGTTGCAATGGGTGATTACTTCCATAAGAGTGGAGATATTGATTTTATAAAAGAAAGCTGGAACTCAATAAAACAAGCTTACACTTGGTGTCTTGGTAAAGATAGCAACAACGATGGATTAATGGATTTGAAAAACTCCGGGCTTGGTGTTCTTGAGTTCGGTTCGCTTGTAAAAATTTACAACGACATGTACACCCAGGCTCTTTGGACGCAGTCTATTAAAGAAGTTATTAATATGGCAGGATATGTTGGTGATAAAGAAATGGAGAAAAGTGCAAGCAGCTTATTAGTTAAAGCTAAAGAATCATTAGAAAAATTATTCTGGATGGATGATTTAGGATTTTATTCCTTTGGTGCCAATGAAACCGGAGTTCAGGTGAAAGAAAAAAATCCATATCCTTCTATAGCATTTGATTTTGAATTAATGGATAAATCCAGAACAGAAAAAAGTCTGGAAGCATTTGCGCATTCGGATTTGCTAACAGATTGGGGTATCCGAAGTCTTTCAAGCAGCTCTAAATTTTATGATCCAAGGAATTATAATTATGGCGCAGTTTGGCCTTTCAATTCAATAATGCTTGGAACAGCGCTTTATAAATACAATTACAACCTGGCTGGATTTGCAAATCTTCAATCAACTTTGCAGCACCAATCAAATTATGGAATTGGTGTTATCCCCGAAGTATTTTCCGGTGATATGAACCAGAAACTTGGGGAGGCATATCACGATCAAGGATTTTCTACATCTGGTTTTATGGTGCCATTTCTCCGAGGATTAACTGGACTTGAAGTAGATGCACTGAATATGAAAGTAATATTTAAACCACAATTGCCAGCCAACTGGGACAGCTTGATAATAAATAATATTAAAGTAAGGGATGAAAATCTAAACTTAAAATTTTTTAAATCATCAACAGAAATTCGATTATTGATTAACAAAAAAGGAGATTCAAAAATTAATTTTGAATTTACCCCGGTTCTTCAAACTGGTGCACAAATAATAAATGTTCAACTTAATGATAAACAAATTGTTTACAGCGTAATTAATGATAAAAAAGTTTTTCAACCTAAAATTGAATTTACGTGTACAAATAATGACGTAGTAACAATAAAACTAATTCCTGTTCCAGAAATATTTTTATTACCACTTAAATCTAAAATCGGAGATGAAAATCATTCACTTAAATTTATCTCACAAAATAAAGAAGGGAACAAAATTCATTTTAAAGTTGAAGGTATTACCGGAGAGAAGTATGAAGTTGGATTAACAAATCAACAGTTGGTGGGAAAGATTGCCGGAGCAAAATTAAAAGACGGAAAAATGATTGTTGAAATTGAGCCGTCGGATAAAAAAGATTTTGCAGAACACGAAATAATAATTGAAACAAAGCAAAATGAACAATTCGTAATTCCAGTTGTGGTTGTTAAATATTTTCCAGTTGATGGGAAGAATATTGATAAAAAAGCAACGGGTGATTGGGGCGTTTCACTTGAATTTACAAGAACAAAAACTGATAGTATAACAAAAGAAGTTATAACTGCGCTTGAAGAAGGATCAAGATATCATGGTTACAAAGATTCATCTTCAAAGCCATCCTTACAGTATAAAGTGCTAAAGACTTACGAATTTCTTGAACCATTACCGACCGTTAGCAAACCTTACAGCAAAGAACCAATGACCGACTATTACGAAATAATGAAAAGAATAGATGCGAAGAAATGGGTGGAAGAAAACGGCATTAAAGAATTCTGGCTTTGGGGATATCATGGTGGTGTTGTAGGCTTGTGGGAATCAAATATGGCAGGACCGTATGGAGACGTGAGCAACAGTAATCGTGATGAAAATGATTTGCCTGTTCTTAATAAAACTTATACTGTCTATCATTACAATTATCAGCGGGGAACATCTGAAGCAGTTGAAGATCATATGCACCAAACTGAAGCCGTGCTAAATTATATTGATGGAAGAGACACAACGGATGAAGATAGTTGGGGCGATCTTCTTTTCTGGGGTAAGTTTGTAGGAAGCGATATATCACATAAAATTATTAATCCGCACTGCGGATGGGCGCACTATCCTCCTAATGCCATTAAGGATTATGATTGGAAAAATACAAATTTTGTTCAAACAGATATTGAGGATTGGAACCCGGAAGGAACCGGAAAAAAGATCACCATCAATTGTAACAGATGGGAGTGCAATAGTTTAAAGTGGTTTGTTTACTGGATGCAAAACATTCCAGGTGCTAACAACGGAATTAAATACAATGATAAAAAACTAAATAATTGGTGGCAGTTTATTGGCGATTTTGATAATTCACAAAAAAATAAAATCAAACTTGTTGAGTAA